A genomic window from Babylonia areolata isolate BAREFJ2019XMU chromosome 9, ASM4173473v1, whole genome shotgun sequence includes:
- the LOC143285627 gene encoding geranylgeranyl transferase type-2 subunit alpha-like produces MHGRLKVKTTEEQQKAKQEERAKKLKLYNAATSRAFQKRKAGELDTELLEITGQVLQANPDFYTFWNMRKETFLSLHNSMETEELQKLYRGELDFLEMCLKINPKSYGTWHHRCFVMDHMPSPDWKRELELCNLFLQYDERNFHCWDYRRFVVKRSEVPASKEFDFTTSKISSNFSNFSSWHYRSKLLPVLYPDPSQPSGIAQGVLQSEFELVQNGLYTDPDDQSNWFYHKWLLGRGEQKQRINCLHISCAQKRLLVSFTKSIKATCDNCRVLVNQSEVNVRWTNQAGNCLRKETFLCALLIFLDTRHIGELQGADLGLLGQGEGDMQVDILLSDGEGEQVCQHSLVVPSGKEEASYLWSTADVSTWFREALCGVDEEALCRELDTVKELQEVESTNKWAMLTLVLLMRAADPLNYHDQILALLQQLQSLDSPRDSYYQDLRSRVIVESAIATSRDQNSLTLQGQKLTVMCCTELLPLLRELDLSGNALKQARGFSFLQLLRRLNLGANQLTHCQGLNHLPCLTHLDLSDNSISSVDCLLPLQTCRQLKVLNLSGNPVCEDPCACDKLREILPSVEVQLSRDN; encoded by the exons ATG CATGGAAGACTGAAGGTGAAGACAACAGAGGAGCAGCAGAAAGCAAAGCAGGAGGAGCGTGCCAAAAAACTCAAATTGTACAATGCTGCCACTTCCAGGGCATTTCAGAAG AGAAAAGCTGGGGAGCTGGATACAGAATTGCTGGAGATCACAGGACAAGTTCTCCAGGCTAACCCGGATTTCTACACCTTCTGGAATATGCGCAAGGAGACCTTTCTAAGTCTTCACAACTCCAt GGAGACGGAGGAGCTGCAGAAGCTATACCGCGGAGAGCTGGACTTTCTGGAGATGTGCCTGAAGATCAACCCCAAGTCCTACGGCACCTGGCACCACCGCTGTTTTGTCATGGACCACATGCCCTCGCCTGATTGGAAGCGGGAGCTGGAGCTGTGTAACCTATTTCTGCAGTATGATGAGCGAAACT TTCATTGCTGGGACTATCGAAGGTTTGTCGTGAAAAGATCAGAGGTGCCAGCCTCCAAGGAGTTTGATTTCACCACATCCAAAATCAGCAGCAATTTTTCCAACTTCTCCTCTTGGCACTACCGCAGCAAGCTTCTCCCAGTCCTTTACCCAGACCCCTCCCAACCCTCTGGCATTGCTCAGGGCGTGCTGCAATCAG AATTTGAACTGGTGCAGAATGGCTTATACACAGACCCAGATGACCAGAGCAACTGGTTCTACCATAAATGGCTGCTTGGCAGAG gtgaacagaaacagaggATAAACTGCCTCCATATATCCTGTGCTCAGAAGCGCCTGCTGGTGTCTTTTACAAAGTCAATCAAG GCTACCTGTGATAACTGCCGTGTGCTGGTCAACCAGTCAGAAGTGAATGTCCGCTGGACCAACCAGGCTGGAAA TTGTTTGAGGAAAGAAACGTTTTTGTGTGCGTTATTAATTTTCCTTGACACAAGACACATAGGTGAGCTGCAAGGAGCCGATCTGGGCCTGTTGGGACAAGGGGAAGGTGACATGCAGGTGGACATCCTCCTGTCTGACGGAGAGGGGGAACAGGTGTGCCAGCACTCGCTGGTTGTACCTTCAGGCAAGGAGGAGGCTTCGTACCTGTGGTCCACAGCTGATGTCAGCACCTGGTTCCG GgaggcattgtgtggtgtggatgaagaAGCACTATGCAGAGAACTTGACACTGTCAAGGAACTACAGGAGGTGGAGAGCACTAACAAAT GGGCCATGCTGACCTTGGTTCTGCTGATGAGGGCTGCGGATCCCTTGAACTACCACGACCAGATCCTGGCCTTGCTTCAGCAGCTTCAGTCGCTGGATTCCCCCAGGGATAGCTACTACCAGGACTTGC GCAGTCGAGTCATCGTGGAATCAGCCATAGCGACATCAAGAGACCAGAACAGCTTGACCCTGCAGGGCCAGAAGCTGACGGTGATGTGTTGCACAGAGCTGTTGCCGCTGCTCAGAGAGCTGGACCTGTCCGGCAACGCTCTGAAGCAGGCCAGAGGCTTCAGCTTTTTGCAACTCCTGCGGCGTTTGAACCTGGGGGCGAACCAGCTTACCCACTGCCAGGGACTGAACCATCTGCCTTGTCTCACCCACCTGGATCTCAGTGATAACT CGATTTCTTCAGTGGACTGCTTGCTCCCTCTACAGACCTGCAGACAGTTGAAGGTGCTGAACTTGTCAGGCAACCCAGTGTGTGAGGACCCCTGTGCGTGTGATAAACTTCGAGAGATTCTGCCTTCAGTGGAAGTACAGTTATCCAGGGACAATTAG